Proteins found in one Deltaproteobacteria bacterium genomic segment:
- a CDS encoding NAD(+)/NADH kinase, giving the protein MATVGLIPRLAREAAAELARQMVAWLAARGHTALVEEEAGVPGAPSAPGKEIARRADLLVVLGGDGTLIHAAGLCDHCEVPILGVNMGALGFLTEVPRERALPLLEKALHGELPVSRRLMLDVEVRQGDKVLLAGTVLNDAVVSKNALSRLAALEVTIDSRPATTYEADGLIVATPTGSTAYSLSADGPIVVPSLDAVLLTPICPHALTQRPLVLPPSSVVKVRLGSPSEMFVTLDGAVGRPLELGQEVWIQRSQRRTLILRNPELDHFTILREKLGWGAR; this is encoded by the coding sequence GTGGCAACCGTTGGACTGATCCCGCGCCTGGCCAGGGAAGCGGCCGCCGAGCTGGCGCGCCAGATGGTCGCCTGGCTCGCCGCCCGGGGACATACCGCTCTCGTCGAAGAGGAAGCGGGCGTGCCCGGCGCGCCGTCGGCACCTGGAAAGGAGATCGCCAGGCGCGCGGATCTATTGGTGGTGCTCGGCGGCGATGGAACGCTCATCCATGCCGCCGGCCTCTGCGATCACTGCGAGGTCCCGATCCTTGGCGTCAACATGGGCGCCCTCGGCTTCCTCACCGAGGTGCCGCGCGAGAGGGCGTTGCCGCTGCTGGAGAAGGCGTTGCACGGAGAGCTGCCCGTCTCCCGGCGGCTCATGCTGGACGTGGAGGTGCGCCAGGGTGACAAGGTCCTGCTCGCGGGCACCGTGCTCAACGACGCGGTGGTCTCGAAGAACGCCCTCAGCCGCCTCGCCGCGCTGGAGGTGACAATCGACTCGCGCCCGGCGACCACGTACGAGGCCGACGGCCTGATCGTGGCGACACCCACCGGATCCACGGCCTACTCGCTATCGGCCGACGGCCCCATCGTCGTACCGTCACTCGATGCTGTCCTGCTCACGCCGATCTGCCCGCACGCGCTCACGCAGAGGCCGCTCGTGCTGCCTCCCTCCAGCGTCGTCAAGGTCAGGCTGGGAAGCCCGAGCGAGATGTTCGTGACCCTCGACGGCGCGGTGGGGCGGCCGCTCGAGCTGGGTCAGGAGGTCTGGATCCAGCGCTCGCAGCGCCGGACCCTGATCCTCCGCAACCCCGAGCTCGACCACTTCACCATCCTGCGGGAGAAACTCGGCTGGGGGGCGCGGTAA